The DNA window TCTCGGAACAGCTCGATCAGCTGATCCAGAACTCCGACAACGCCGTCGCTACAGCGATGAACGTCGGCGCGGAACTGTTCCTCATCGTTGATCAGCTCGACGGGGAGCGCGCGCTGCGCATCGCCGTTGCCGATAGCTCGGTCACCGGCGAACAGCGCACCGGCGTCATGCGCGACGTGTTTGGTGGGAAGGTCGCGGAGCCGACCCTGCAGATTCTGCTGGCAGCAGCGGAGCAGGAGTGGTCTACGCCGCGCGAGTTCCGCACCGGGCTTGTCAACCTTGGGCGTCGCGCGATTGCGCGCGGTGCTGAGAAGGACGGCAAGCTCGAGCAGGTAGAGGGGGAGCTGTACCAGCTCTCCACTCTGCTGGAGCGCGAGAAGGATCTGACCCAGCTGTTGTCGGACCGCACTGCGGTGTCCGAGAAGAAGCGAGGGCTGCTGGCTAACGTGATTTACGGCAAGGTGACGATGTTCACCGAGGCTTTGGCTTTGCAGGTCATCGGCCGGCCGCGTCACAACCCGGTGGACGACCTGGTGGCACTGGCCACCGAGTTCGCCGACCTGCGCGGCAAGACCGTGGCACGTGTCGCCACTGCTGAGGGGCTTAACGACTCTCAGCGTGACGTCCTGACGCAGAAGCTTGAGAAGATTTACGGTCGTGAGATTGCTATCCACTCCGAGGTTGACCCCAGCCTCCTCGGCGGGATGGTTATCCGTGTTGGCGATGAGGTAATTGACGGTTCCACGCGCGGCAAGCTTGCCCGCCTGCGCACCGACGTTGCCGCGAACGCGACCCTCTAAGAACGAAGATAATGCTGGAAGAAACTACCGAGAGCAGGAAGAACATGGCGGAGCTGACGATCTCCTCCGATGAGATCCGTAGCGCGATAGCGAACTACACCTCGAGCTACTCCGCGGAGGCCTCCCGTGAGGAGGTCGGCGTGGTGACTTCGGCTGCAGATGGTATTGCCCAGGTTTCCGGGCTGCCAGGGTGCATGACGAACGAGCTGCTCGAGTTCCCGAATGGCGTCATTGGCGTCGCACAGAACCTTGAGACCGATTCCATCGGTGTCGTGGTTCTGGGTAACTTTGAGTCCCTGACAGAAGGCGACGAAGTCAAGCGGACGGGCGAGGTCCTGTCCATCCCCGTTGGGGAGGACTTCCTTGGTCGCGTAATCAACCCCCTGGGTCAGCCGATTGACGGCCTCGGCCCGATCGAGT is part of the Corynebacterium imitans genome and encodes:
- a CDS encoding F0F1 ATP synthase subunit delta, with translation MKAASREAQAKVSEQLDQLIQNSDNAVATAMNVGAELFLIVDQLDGERALRIAVADSSVTGEQRTGVMRDVFGGKVAEPTLQILLAAAEQEWSTPREFRTGLVNLGRRAIARGAEKDGKLEQVEGELYQLSTLLEREKDLTQLLSDRTAVSEKKRGLLANVIYGKVTMFTEALALQVIGRPRHNPVDDLVALATEFADLRGKTVARVATAEGLNDSQRDVLTQKLEKIYGREIAIHSEVDPSLLGGMVIRVGDEVIDGSTRGKLARLRTDVAANATL